One part of the Sorangiineae bacterium MSr11954 genome encodes these proteins:
- a CDS encoding PD-(D/E)XK nuclease family protein, translating into MTRLIVPTERHVERLSREGVPSETRTALKHRLLEALAPDVTLASPEVTRLALADALAAVAPDDPLLGPIARGGSHVWLKTVDSVDAAIAALRACDAQVQALERMEAKGGTLGRRARMLRSALVALDRALGAMGLVDGRSAGAALAAALGAADPSALVDLVGSAHLVARWIVVWEPSDLAWWRALDRALERAGGSAKLELPSFESPLDATRDRDPLEILFDDMARAFDAPPETFRIEPVLGDLRLSGPVPQPERISIRQAADVEVQARAVADAIDGELAAGTPIESLAVALPQLDEHALEPLRRAVGDLGIPVHDPRGPAPTASAIVARALDAHALASRGLPRHDVARLLRSRYVDAVSLTGEGEPIPARQELLRLAAVLEQTPTARGADPVEELEATARAGASKARFDARAPSDTLGPLARRVGEILWKASRAQTRLEHIRAARELWSALGFPARVGFDARATLARDEVPTGLARAELHALARDAHAWRVLMETLDRYEAAVHRLNDGGVSIGMDAFRHELVRALEAGDPPPGARRIGALRIARVADLAHESLACLVIASANEGNLPVLNAHPALLFESFVAGLREIDPARSPAPQASIAARGMAQLALAAAGAKKLVFVYCTSDAEGAALSPAPLVAWLARGGAAEKSWPVTPLRARPLTARDARLRLLARDPARGVSVVPDAARRARIELARESFHGTKSAHYRGPLTGFLELDTNVARAITEDTGGAARPLPVTSLERFARCAFQGFAGHVLGAREKEEASDVPDARQSGTLVHEALAAAFVATLPLWRERPRDAEGIRALAFEAADRVLARERVASALRRMALEETRDDVRKVIDFSLGDESYDFELAERSFGDGREGTWPPLRFEQDGVAISIRGTIDRVDRSPDGTAIRIVDYKRGARTAKDAQREVTKSVYQVPLYALIAREVLGARYADGMYLPTHQLDRTYSTSAYASAWAEAMGDGPSGVVARTLAVVRAVRDGAVGPAPDDPKVCDRCPYDGGCRRPRFVASEEDEQRSDSPGARSGGGGGGW; encoded by the coding sequence ATGACGCGCCTCATCGTGCCGACCGAGCGCCACGTCGAGCGGTTGTCGCGGGAGGGGGTGCCGAGCGAAACACGGACCGCGCTGAAACACCGGCTGCTGGAGGCCCTCGCCCCGGACGTGACCCTCGCGTCGCCCGAGGTGACCCGCCTGGCGCTCGCCGATGCGCTAGCGGCGGTCGCGCCCGACGATCCGCTGCTCGGGCCCATCGCGCGCGGCGGATCGCACGTGTGGCTCAAGACGGTGGACTCGGTCGACGCAGCCATCGCCGCCTTGCGCGCGTGCGATGCCCAAGTGCAGGCGCTCGAGCGCATGGAGGCCAAAGGGGGCACCTTGGGCCGGCGCGCCCGCATGCTCCGCTCGGCGCTGGTCGCCCTGGATCGGGCGCTCGGCGCGATGGGGTTGGTCGACGGTCGCTCGGCGGGCGCCGCCCTCGCCGCGGCGCTGGGGGCGGCCGATCCGAGCGCGCTCGTGGACCTCGTGGGGAGCGCGCACCTGGTGGCGCGCTGGATCGTGGTGTGGGAGCCCTCCGATCTCGCGTGGTGGCGCGCGCTCGATCGGGCCCTTGAGCGCGCAGGCGGGTCGGCGAAGCTCGAGCTGCCGAGCTTCGAGTCGCCGCTCGACGCGACCCGCGATCGCGATCCGCTGGAGATCCTCTTCGATGACATGGCGCGCGCGTTCGATGCGCCGCCGGAGACGTTTCGCATCGAGCCCGTGCTCGGCGATCTGCGCCTCTCGGGGCCCGTTCCGCAGCCGGAGCGCATCTCCATCCGGCAAGCGGCCGACGTCGAGGTGCAAGCGCGCGCGGTGGCCGACGCCATCGACGGCGAGCTCGCGGCGGGGACCCCCATCGAGTCCCTGGCCGTGGCGCTGCCCCAGCTCGACGAGCACGCCCTCGAGCCGCTGCGCCGCGCGGTAGGCGATCTCGGCATCCCCGTGCACGATCCGCGCGGCCCGGCGCCCACCGCGTCGGCCATCGTGGCGCGCGCGCTCGACGCGCACGCGCTGGCATCGCGCGGCCTGCCTCGCCACGACGTGGCGCGGCTCCTCCGCTCGCGGTACGTCGATGCCGTCTCGCTGACGGGCGAGGGCGAGCCCATACCTGCGCGCCAAGAGCTCCTCCGGCTCGCGGCCGTGCTCGAGCAGACCCCCACGGCCCGGGGCGCCGATCCGGTGGAGGAGCTGGAGGCGACCGCGCGCGCAGGCGCGTCGAAGGCACGGTTCGACGCCCGCGCGCCGTCGGACACCCTCGGGCCGCTCGCCCGCAGGGTCGGCGAGATCCTCTGGAAGGCGTCGCGCGCGCAGACCCGCCTCGAGCACATTCGCGCGGCGCGCGAGCTCTGGAGCGCGCTCGGCTTCCCGGCGCGGGTGGGCTTCGACGCGCGCGCCACCCTGGCGCGCGACGAGGTGCCCACAGGCCTCGCGCGCGCCGAGCTGCACGCGCTGGCGCGCGACGCGCACGCATGGCGGGTGCTCATGGAAACGCTCGACCGCTACGAGGCGGCCGTGCACCGCTTGAACGACGGCGGCGTGAGCATCGGCATGGATGCGTTTCGGCACGAGCTCGTGCGCGCGCTGGAGGCGGGCGATCCGCCGCCCGGGGCGCGGCGCATCGGCGCGCTCCGTATCGCGCGGGTGGCCGACTTGGCCCACGAGTCGCTCGCGTGCCTGGTGATCGCCTCGGCCAACGAAGGCAACCTGCCGGTGCTGAACGCGCACCCGGCGCTCCTGTTCGAGTCGTTCGTCGCGGGGCTCCGCGAGATCGATCCGGCCCGCTCCCCGGCGCCGCAGGCATCCATCGCCGCGCGCGGCATGGCGCAGCTGGCGCTCGCCGCCGCCGGCGCGAAGAAGCTCGTATTTGTGTATTGTACAAGCGATGCCGAGGGCGCGGCGCTCTCGCCGGCCCCGTTGGTCGCCTGGCTCGCGCGCGGCGGCGCGGCGGAGAAGAGCTGGCCGGTGACGCCGCTTCGCGCTCGCCCGCTGACGGCCCGCGACGCGCGCCTCCGGCTCTTGGCCCGGGATCCCGCGCGCGGCGTCAGCGTGGTCCCGGACGCCGCGCGGCGCGCTCGGATCGAGCTCGCGCGCGAGAGCTTTCACGGGACCAAGTCGGCGCACTACCGCGGGCCGCTCACGGGGTTCCTCGAGCTGGACACGAACGTCGCGCGCGCCATCACCGAGGACACGGGGGGCGCGGCGCGCCCGCTGCCGGTCACGTCGCTCGAGCGCTTCGCGCGGTGCGCCTTTCAAGGCTTCGCGGGGCACGTGCTCGGCGCGCGCGAGAAGGAAGAAGCGTCGGACGTGCCTGACGCGCGCCAGAGCGGCACCCTGGTGCACGAGGCCCTGGCGGCGGCCTTCGTCGCCACCTTGCCGCTCTGGCGCGAGCGCCCGCGCGACGCCGAAGGGATCCGCGCCCTCGCCTTCGAGGCGGCCGACCGGGTGCTCGCGCGCGAGCGGGTGGCATCGGCGCTCCGGCGCATGGCGCTCGAAGAGACGCGCGACGACGTGCGCAAGGTCATCGACTTCAGCTTGGGCGACGAGTCGTACGACTTCGAGCTGGCCGAGCGCTCCTTCGGCGATGGCCGCGAGGGCACCTGGCCTCCGCTGCGCTTCGAGCAGGACGGCGTCGCCATTTCCATCCGCGGCACCATCGACCGCGTCGATCGATCCCCGGACGGCACGGCCATCCGCATCGTCGACTACAAGCGCGGCGCGCGCACCGCCAAGGACGCGCAGCGCGAGGTGACTAAGTCGGTCTACCAGGTGCCGCTCTACGCCCTCATCGCGCGCGAAGTGCTCGGCGCGAGGTACGCCGACGGCATGTACCTGCCGACGCACCAGCTCGACCGCACCTATTCGACGTCGGCCTACGCGAGCGCCTGGGCGGAGGCCATGGGCGACGGTCCATCGGGCGTGGTGGCGCGGACCTTGGCCGTGGTGCGGGCGGTTCGCGACGGCGCGGTGGGCCCGGCGCCCGACGATCCCAAGGTCTGCGATCGCTGCCCCTACGACGGCGGCTGCCGGCGGCCCCGCTTCGTGGCCAGCGAGGAAGACGAACAACGCAGCGACTCCCCGGGCGCCCGATCGGGCGGCGGCGGAGGGGGCTGGTAA
- the radC gene encoding DNA repair protein RadC: MNQTASYGPRERARAIGIDSLGDADLVALLLGTGTVNAPVQAVAGELVTSSGGLLGLARAGVGELAELPGLGFAKAARIAAAVELGKRCAWATLDASGMAMKGSDSVSAWARPRLAGLEHEELWVLAVDGRNHLRAARRVAVGGLHGMHVSARDPLRIALREGASAFVLVHNHPSGDPTPSLEDLEFTRAVLVGAEAIGTPLIDHVVIARDGHVSLLERGIVPL, translated from the coding sequence ATGAACCAAACCGCAAGCTATGGTCCGCGCGAGCGTGCGCGCGCGATTGGAATCGACTCCTTGGGCGACGCCGATCTGGTGGCGCTCCTCCTCGGTACGGGCACGGTGAACGCCCCCGTGCAAGCCGTCGCCGGGGAGCTGGTCACGTCCTCCGGAGGGCTCCTCGGCCTGGCGCGCGCGGGGGTCGGGGAGCTGGCCGAGCTGCCGGGGCTCGGCTTTGCAAAGGCCGCGCGCATCGCGGCGGCCGTCGAGCTGGGGAAGCGATGCGCCTGGGCCACGCTCGACGCGAGCGGCATGGCGATGAAGGGGAGCGACAGCGTCAGCGCGTGGGCGCGGCCGAGGCTCGCGGGCCTGGAGCACGAGGAGCTCTGGGTGCTCGCGGTCGACGGGCGCAATCATCTGCGGGCCGCGCGCCGGGTGGCGGTCGGAGGGCTCCATGGAATGCACGTATCGGCCCGTGATCCGCTGCGCATCGCGCTTCGGGAGGGCGCCAGCGCCTTCGTCCTCGTGCACAACCACCCCAGCGGCGACCCCACGCCGAGCTTGGAGGATCTCGAGTTCACGCGCGCGGTGCTGGTGGGCGCCGAAGCCATCGGCACGCCGCTCATCGACCATGTGGTGATCGCGCGCGACGGGCACGTATCGCTGCTCGAGCGAGGGATCGTGCCGCTATGA
- a CDS encoding UvrD-helicase domain-containing protein: MIFAFRRNLVLAASAGTGKTHSLVGVLVHLLMGASELGRKEQLHPPVDPSRVVATTFSRKAAAEIRSRLSTELERLALRDPDAKYRADLLGACEAAHTSPWSASEMEARARRALERLAHAQIGTLHSFAGTLVRTYALEMGLLPDFDMEGEDEAQERARDAIGRALAQRAEIDPEAVRDLVRASGGVDELVREIGSTLARLEEDGRGAESLIIDPRDAEVLDGLVGELLSHAHYLIAHEKKADEARALVAAWNERRAMGEVPTAAGVDNLAAAVRDFCSIRKTKSEASQGFFDFRSEKLPAGETNAERGYRLIRAWEMRQSFAPRARAARELLVDADREIQRARRRAGALGFGDVLRAARDLLRDHPSIAREVGEGIDALLVDEFQDTSRLQRELVHLLWENDPAARAPGTVPPLDRLRPTGLFVVGDRKQSIYGFRGADVAVFAELCVGLAGWRARKALGIDAEIREPTAPLADLVPLRHNRRGQDELLTFANAFSRRRLVSSGKVLFEINYVPETEDLLPPPERPPPAIPAPRTYWLRPPVSPRGRTPRLVEAFAIADRVRALAADDVTKLGRMAVLCHTNEMLEVVAYALAHEGVPYVVAGRGFFSAREVRDVMAMLALIVRPRDRLALLEVLRGPWVSVRDETLLALTSPGGGMVSMESASAWDSGPRRALMDEGDRARVRTLFEVVARLRRNVDRILPGPLLREAVRAFDLEEVLIQLPRGEQRVANVRKLLAMADRATDASTLLSRLTRAAADGGSETEAATFGDDDHAVRLLTVHASKGLDFPIVFVPEVGADGRRTESSAMILEPPSGEGAATLSVRLTDESGARFEPPSFTRAKDTLRRRDRAEKARLAYVAVTRASEAMYFVGDRRPPKDMSEAFLASIACTLQELAADESLRPFFTVEELPPRIPTASPLPFDPSADLHRGADPAGDEAPLAARDKTWRPPWRTATMATTSLQDFHHCPRRFQLVHVLDLPEHEAPPLAATGGERETDAPAYASPVDPRTEGTLLHRVLERAPAEHFGSDLSLADIERLLGREGVERDHPRYARLARTLSRFVRGPYAAKVAEEGASLRREEPFTLSLEDGRGHTIVLRGTIDLMVVWPDGRLDVLDYKRARSTHVEPYAFQLDVYALAARDLVPSATQVRTGIVFLGGDPSEPRFREPAAPEATRKHLLALALRLVEARHTEAFPRVPLSRCKQIRCGYVSLCHPPTRPRQLALFSG; this comes from the coding sequence GTGATCTTCGCGTTTCGAAGGAACCTGGTGCTGGCGGCGAGCGCGGGCACCGGAAAGACCCACAGCCTCGTGGGCGTCCTCGTTCATTTGCTGATGGGCGCGAGCGAACTCGGACGCAAAGAGCAGCTCCACCCGCCGGTGGATCCGTCGCGGGTGGTCGCCACCACCTTCTCGCGCAAGGCCGCCGCCGAGATCCGCAGCCGCCTCTCCACCGAGCTGGAGCGGCTCGCCCTGCGCGATCCGGACGCCAAATACCGCGCCGATCTGCTCGGCGCGTGCGAGGCCGCGCACACCTCGCCGTGGTCGGCGTCCGAGATGGAGGCGAGGGCCCGGCGCGCGCTGGAGCGGCTCGCGCACGCGCAGATCGGGACCTTGCACAGCTTCGCCGGCACCTTGGTGCGGACGTACGCGCTCGAGATGGGGCTCTTGCCCGACTTCGACATGGAGGGCGAAGACGAAGCCCAAGAGCGCGCCCGCGACGCCATCGGCCGCGCCCTCGCGCAGCGCGCGGAGATCGATCCGGAGGCGGTGCGCGATCTGGTGCGCGCGAGCGGCGGCGTCGACGAGCTGGTGCGCGAGATCGGGAGCACCTTGGCCCGCCTCGAGGAGGATGGGCGCGGCGCGGAGAGCCTGATCATCGACCCGCGCGACGCCGAGGTGCTCGACGGCTTGGTGGGCGAGCTCCTCTCGCATGCGCACTACCTGATCGCGCACGAAAAGAAGGCCGACGAGGCGCGCGCCCTGGTGGCGGCCTGGAACGAGCGGCGCGCCATGGGCGAGGTGCCGACGGCGGCCGGCGTGGACAACCTCGCCGCGGCCGTGCGCGACTTCTGCTCGATCCGCAAGACCAAGAGCGAGGCCAGCCAGGGCTTCTTCGACTTTCGCAGCGAGAAGCTCCCGGCGGGCGAGACCAACGCGGAGCGCGGCTACCGCTTGATCCGCGCCTGGGAAATGCGGCAAAGCTTCGCGCCGCGGGCGCGGGCGGCCCGCGAGCTCTTGGTGGACGCCGATCGCGAGATCCAGCGCGCGCGCCGGCGGGCGGGCGCGCTCGGCTTCGGCGACGTCCTGCGCGCGGCGCGGGATCTGCTTCGCGACCACCCTTCCATCGCCCGCGAGGTGGGCGAGGGGATCGACGCGCTCTTGGTCGACGAGTTCCAAGACACCTCGCGGCTGCAGCGCGAGCTGGTGCACCTCTTGTGGGAGAACGATCCCGCGGCGCGCGCGCCGGGCACCGTCCCGCCGCTCGATCGACTCCGGCCCACGGGGCTCTTCGTGGTGGGCGATCGCAAACAGTCCATTTACGGCTTTCGCGGCGCGGACGTGGCCGTCTTCGCGGAGCTCTGCGTCGGCTTGGCCGGCTGGCGCGCGCGCAAGGCGCTCGGCATCGACGCCGAGATTCGCGAGCCCACCGCGCCGCTGGCCGATCTGGTCCCGCTGCGCCACAATCGCCGCGGGCAGGACGAACTGCTCACCTTCGCCAACGCGTTCAGCCGGCGCCGCTTGGTCTCCTCGGGCAAGGTGCTCTTCGAGATCAACTACGTGCCCGAGACGGAAGATCTCCTCCCGCCCCCCGAGCGCCCGCCGCCCGCGATCCCCGCGCCGCGCACGTATTGGCTCCGGCCCCCCGTCTCTCCGCGCGGCCGCACCCCGCGGCTGGTCGAAGCCTTCGCCATCGCCGACCGCGTGCGCGCCCTCGCCGCCGACGACGTCACGAAGCTGGGGCGCATGGCGGTGCTCTGCCACACCAACGAAATGCTGGAGGTGGTCGCCTACGCCCTGGCGCACGAGGGCGTGCCCTATGTCGTGGCCGGCCGCGGCTTCTTCTCCGCGCGCGAGGTGCGCGACGTGATGGCCATGCTGGCGCTCATCGTCCGCCCGCGCGATCGGCTCGCGCTGCTCGAGGTCCTGCGCGGCCCATGGGTCTCCGTGCGCGACGAGACGTTGCTGGCGCTCACCAGCCCCGGCGGCGGCATGGTCTCCATGGAAAGCGCCAGCGCGTGGGACTCCGGCCCGCGCCGCGCGCTCATGGACGAGGGCGATCGCGCCCGGGTGCGCACGCTCTTCGAGGTGGTCGCGCGCCTGCGCCGCAACGTCGACCGCATCTTGCCCGGACCGCTCCTGCGCGAAGCCGTGCGCGCCTTCGACTTGGAGGAGGTGCTCATCCAGCTCCCGCGCGGCGAGCAGCGCGTGGCCAATGTGCGCAAGCTCCTCGCCATGGCCGATCGCGCGACCGACGCGAGCACCTTGCTCTCCCGGCTGACGCGCGCGGCGGCCGACGGGGGCAGCGAGACGGAGGCCGCCACCTTCGGCGACGACGACCACGCCGTGCGCCTGCTCACCGTGCACGCCAGCAAGGGGCTCGACTTTCCCATCGTCTTCGTCCCCGAGGTCGGCGCCGACGGGAGGCGCACCGAGTCCTCCGCCATGATCCTGGAGCCCCCGTCCGGCGAGGGCGCCGCCACGCTCTCCGTGCGGCTCACCGACGAGAGCGGCGCGCGCTTCGAGCCGCCCTCGTTCACGCGCGCCAAAGATACGCTTCGCCGCCGCGACCGCGCCGAGAAGGCGCGCCTGGCCTATGTGGCCGTGACCCGCGCCTCGGAGGCCATGTACTTCGTGGGCGATCGACGCCCGCCCAAGGACATGTCCGAGGCTTTCCTCGCCTCCATCGCGTGTACTCTGCAAGAATTGGCGGCGGACGAGTCCCTGCGGCCCTTCTTCACGGTGGAAGAGCTCCCGCCGCGGATCCCGACGGCGTCGCCGCTCCCCTTCGATCCCAGCGCCGATCTGCACCGCGGCGCCGACCCCGCGGGCGACGAGGCGCCCCTCGCCGCCCGCGACAAAACGTGGCGCCCGCCGTGGCGGACGGCGACCATGGCCACCACCTCGCTCCAGGATTTTCACCATTGCCCGCGCCGCTTCCAGCTCGTTCACGTGCTGGACCTCCCCGAGCACGAGGCTCCGCCGCTCGCGGCCACCGGCGGTGAGCGCGAGACGGACGCTCCCGCCTACGCCTCCCCGGTGGACCCGCGAACCGAGGGCACGCTCTTGCACCGCGTCCTCGAGCGCGCCCCCGCGGAGCACTTTGGCTCCGACCTGTCGCTCGCGGACATCGAACGCCTGCTCGGGCGCGAAGGGGTGGAGCGCGACCATCCGCGTTATGCGCGCTTGGCGCGAACGCTCTCCCGTTTCGTGCGCGGTCCCTACGCGGCCAAGGTCGCCGAGGAGGGCGCGAGCCTCCGGCGCGAGGAGCCGTTCACGCTCTCGCTCGAGGATGGCCGCGGGCACACCATCGTGCTGCGCGGCACCATCGATCTCATGGTCGTCTGGCCCGATGGCCGTCTGGACGTGCTCGACTACAAGCGCGCCCGCAGCACCCACGTGGAGCCGTACGCCTTTCAGCTCGACGTCTACGCGCTGGCGGCCCGCGATCTCGTTCCATCGGCCACCCAGGTTCGTACGGGCATCGTCTTTCTCGGCGGTGATCCTTCCGAGCCCCGCTTTCGCGAGCCGGCCGCCCCCGAGGCCACGCGAAAGCACCTGCTCGCCTTGGCCCTGCGCTTGGTCGAAGCCCGCCATACCGAAGCGTTTCCGCGCGTGCCGCTCTCGCGGTGCAAACAGATCCGCTGCGGGTATGTCTCGCTTTGCCACCCGCCCACGCGCCCGCGCCAGCTGGCGCTCTTCTCCGGCTGA